One Vigna unguiculata cultivar IT97K-499-35 chromosome 11, ASM411807v1, whole genome shotgun sequence DNA window includes the following coding sequences:
- the LOC114168720 gene encoding uncharacterized protein LOC114168720, with the protein MLIIRSLRYPFLLALISLHLQLLSGLDNNPSDAKNENEYMNHHASRSSVGFKIIIICLGMVTVIAFCVFLFKLWQRKKREEQHARLLKLFEDDDELEVELGMRD; encoded by the exons ATGCTAATCATAAGGTCTCTGCGGTACCCATTTCTCCTGGCCTTGATCTCTCTGCATCTGCAACTCCTTTCGG GCCTAGACAACAATCCTTCAGATGCCAAAAATGAGAATGAATATATGAATCATCATGCTTCAAGAAGCTCTGTGGGGTTCAAGATAATTATTATATGTCTTGGTATGGTGACAGTCATAGCATtctgtgtttttcttttcaaattatggcaaaggaagaagagagaagagCAGCATGCTCGTCTTCTGAAGCTgtttgaagatgatgatgaactTGAGGTGGAACTCGGTATGCGGGATTGA